The proteins below come from a single Aegilops tauschii subsp. strangulata cultivar AL8/78 chromosome 6, Aet v6.0, whole genome shotgun sequence genomic window:
- the LOC109771408 gene encoding protein LPA2 translates to MATAASASLSAASFLSPAPPRPQPRPLFRALAASGSGGGKKKPGKSKSSSSKGKGKDKALEPPPDVAVRRAPAGSASVFEQQRTKAGFNPGGRGNRFTEDEVRQRQATESAFLFAWLGLGGIILFQGLALAASGFLPTEWDSFLVKYLYPSFTPTVLLFLGGTTGYGVFKYFEGEKSKD, encoded by the exons ATGGCCacggccgcctccgcctccctcTCCGCCGCGTCCTTCCTCTCCCCAGCCCCACCCCGCCCGCAACCCCGCCCCCTCTTCCGCGCCCTCGCGGcctcgggctcgggcggcggcaagaagaagcccggcaagtccaagagcagcagcagcaagggcaagggcaaggACAAGGCGCTGGAGCCGCCGCCCGACGTGGCGGTCCGCCGCGCCCCGGCGGGGAGCGCGTCGGTGTTCGAGCAGCAGCGGACGAAGGCCGGGTTCAACCCCGGCGGCCGCGGGAATCGGTTCACGGAGGACGAGGTCCGGCAGAGGCAGGCCACCGAGAGCGCCTTCCTCTTCGCGTGGCTGGGCCTCGGCGGGATCATCCTCTTCCAGGGCCTCGCGCTGGCCGCCTCCG GTTTTCTGCCCACAGAATGGGACAGTTTTTTAGTTAAGTACCTGTATCCGTCGTTCACTCCGACAGTACTCTTGTTCCTCGGGGGTACGACTGGATATGGCGTTTTCAAGTACTTTGAAGGCGAGAAAAGCAAAGACTAG